The nucleotide sequence TTCATATCTGTACTCTGCCCAGGAAGGacagagtgtgtatgtgtgtttgtgtatgtgtgcgtgaaAACAGATTAAAGATAAATATCTTCTACGTTGCCCACACGTTTTGATACTGTTGTAGAATTTCCCGGAATTTATGAGATTCAGACTGCAGGGCTACAGTTTGCGTCCAGCTAACACTTAGAGTGTGCTGCCCTCTGCTGCTCTTTTCATGAACATCTGGACAGCTGCTGTTCAGAAAACACACTTTGCTAGGATTTATGCTGAACAATACTGTGCTTGTATCAACGTTTTATACTCTTCGTccagtaaaaataaaagccCTTTACTTCTTTTCTGCGTCCACTGATCAACCCTTCACCCCCTGAATGACATGTAATCAATTCAAATGGTTTTCTAGTGAAGTGTTGATTTTTATACACCTCCCCCAAAAAGAATCCATTTTAAACAGCATGTGCAAGAGGATTTAAGGGTTTTGATGCCCTATGATTGTGtccataaatatatattattaatatattttgtggCTTGTAATGTACTGTAGGTGTAAATGCTCACCTGCCCAGCGGCTGGGGATGAAAAGTTGCTGTTTAGCTATATCTCTGTGAAATGCATCAGGTTTCAAGCTTGAAGTCAATGTTTTATTATACATGGACCCTGTTAAATAAActtaaaacacaatatttatcCTGTATATGTTCCTTGCTGACACAGGCTTTTTGTAAACACTGATCTTTcctgcagtgtgtatatattacCAGAGTATTGTAAACTAACATAAAtagtcaaaaaaaataaaaaaatagaagcCTAAATGGGCCCTATGGACACTTCACTGAATTAGCAATTCGGGGTACATAATTCCTTTAATATGCAGTAATGTTTACTCACACAGAAGTTTGGATTATCACTGGGAAAATATTTATCCCCGCTGCTACTAATTGCATCCTCACCACCTTAATTACAAAGCACTTTCCTTGCTCTAATTTGATGTTTGCTTCAAGATACAAAAGGCAGTTCAAAAGAGGCATACCTCAGATGATGCTAAGATGAAAAGTTCACTTACGACTCATTACTTGCCCCACTCTGTGTGTCATTGTGCTGTATGTTTGGTAGCTGCATACAAGATAATGAGAAGGCATGCACCTGAGATGCAGGAAGATGTCCATTCCCGAATTATCACTGGCTCATTCGTCATCTCTAACTTAATAAAAGGTGGAGCGAGGGAATCAAAGGAGGCAAGTAATGAGGACTCACAATAGCCGGCGAGGTAACCGTGGTTACGTGTGGTGCATTAATGTATGTAATCTGTTACTGCGTCTGTGACAAGACAAGGACATGTAGCGTGCTAATTAAAGAAACCTTCCACTGCTCCTCGCTAAGACACAGGTCATATCTCATTACTGATGGTTTCGATGCATGGGGAGTCATTCATTACTGGCCATTTGGAGGGAAAAAGGGGAGGATGTGGGGATGGAGGGGATTCCTGTTTGCACATAGCATGCAAAGCTAATTTCCTCATATTAGACCAGTATGAATAGATGTAGATCATCCCAGCATCGCCATGTGAGGGATTTATTATATAGATTTTTAAATCTTTACTCTGCTGTCACTTCCCAAcgaacaaagaataaaaatgaatgtagAAAGGAATGCCTTTgttcaaaaacattattttattttttaaatgaaggggTATTTACATGAAAAAGAGTCAATGGCTAAGGTTAATGTCATGTGCATTActaaatagaaaaaatatataattgaaaaataaaataaaccacgTCTTCAAAATGCTTTTGTTTCTGACACACcaacttgaaaaaaaaattgttttaaaaaaatacacagctgAGCTGACTGCTGGGATGAGGGCTCAAGAATGAAACCGATCCTGCTTCATGAAAAGGAGACGCACAGCCTTACGGTCAGTGCTTGTACCTGGAAGTTCAGTGCACAGGGACACATGTGTTGCAACCATAAAATGGTAGTGCACAGGCAGAAAGGCTGGTCTGCcatttaaaaacagcattttagTGGCTCCAGTAATGTTGCACACAAAGCCTGGGGAATGTCTTTTTGTTCCTAAAGGCTGTATTGTAGCCCCCCTATAGACAGAAATAACTATGTTTTCCTACATGCTCAAATGCCACATAAACAGTCCctctataaaataaaagactgaGAAAGTCTAAGAGTATGAAAGGTTGTAGAGTGCATGGGTGTaacttttgttttggtttctctttgtggtcatgAGAAGCTCGTCATGTTATGACCACCATATTTTTCCACgatcacaagaaaacaaaaataaccgTAACTCCTTAACTAGTCTGATCTATAATCGACGGTTATTACTTTGTGTTCATTGTTAAATAACCACAGGTGCCGTCACTCTCTAAAGAGGACTAGCATAGTGATACTAAATGGACTCTTCCTTTGGTTGTAGTTGCATCAGTTTATAATAACGGTGTTGAATTCTGATGTGGCAATGCTGCTAATTATAGAGGATTATTCCCATGTCACAATCTCCAGCATAATTATTTAATGATCATGACAAGACACGATGGGTTGTGTCAAGATCACCAAGGGATGTCATATAGGATCATGAAATAATTAGTCAATTACAAGAtcaggagaaaataaaacataaaaataatagcTAGAAAGCAACACCTTTGCATAGCACTGCCATGGATgcacaatattttaataatcatcTATGTTTCTTCTGCACCAGGAACAATAAACTCACCGGACTAGTAATTAAATATGAGATCAATGTAAACCCAAGTACATGCAGTAGTTGATGGAAAAATAGCAAAAGTGCTCAAAATTCCCTGTCTTGCtgtgatgagaaaaaaaaaaaaaaaattgtaatccGCACAAAAACCAAATCCATGGCCCGACCCTCCACTACATTTAACTTAAATCTAttgaaaagattttttaaatactCTACCAACTAAAGGACAGAAAACATAACTTCCTTTGCTAAGTTAACACCCATGGCTTCTACAGGTCCCCGTCTGAATATGAAAGCAAATGAGCAGTCCAAGACAAGTGCAAATCCTCCCTGAGACTGGTCCATGTACTTACACAGACAACAGATTCAGCATACAGCCCAAGTACCCAACTAGGAGACTAAACAGGTCAAACTGACCGGCCTAAAATTGTGATTGGTGCCATTTCTGCAGCTACAGTAGCACTGTTTTCATACAACATTTAAGACAAAACACAGggattcatcatcatcagtcacaATATGGCTCTGAGAGCAGCATGTAAACCAGACTGGTCAGAAATCAAGTGGatcacaaaaaatgtttaagtTGATCACACAGTTATTATTGCTAAATTGATtatcattttgatttatttgaatGATGAACCCCCTCCAGATACCTGGCCAGGACCTGGTTTCCATTCACAGATATGTAGATCTGTGTGATACCACAGTAACTGGAAATGGGTGGGAAGAGCTGAGTGAAGTGAATCAGCATGTGATGATCTGACATGCCTCGAGGCTGACAGGTCATCATGTGTCTCTGAGGTGACCACGGCACTGCAGGCTCTGGAAGTGGGCCTGCCTCAGGATGCGGTTGATCTGCAGGTAGGACACCAGGTCTGTAGGGCCAGCCAGTTCTGAGGAGTCACTAGAGCCGAGTGGACTGCAGGGGCCCGTAGCACACTGACTGCTACAGCTCCCAGCAGAGTGTTCTGggctgctgatgctgctgctgctgctgctctcactGTTGGATGACTGAAATGCAGATGTCAATGTTAGCAGAGGGCTAGCCTAACATGAACCTCTACATCCAGCGCTTCCACAATAACATGCACATCACCTTCATTGACTAAAGTGGCTTTCAATTTAATGTTTTGTCAAACGAAATGACATAGGCAAACTAAGGGTGCTTCCACACCTAACTGGTCTGGTACAGTTCAAACAAACTGGTGCTTTTTCCCTTCTTGATTAGTTGTTTATGCTGGTTTGTTTGTGGTGCAAAGCAGACCAACCACAGGATTTTGCAATATAGATAGTATTTTGGGCATCAATTCAAAATCTAATCCACTATTAAATCCATCTGTTGATAGTGAAACCTGGAATGAAAGCGATCTCCTAACTATAGGGATGTCATGAGAACCAATACTTCCGAATCAAGTCGATACTAAAATTCTGAAGACATGTTGGTATTCATTTTGCTAGGTACCGAAGGTACTGGAGATCCAACATGTGAAAGATAGCGACATCCTCTGACAACTTTCACATTTGTTAGTTGTTTTATGTtcaaatgtttatgttaaaaGAGTGTATGTTGTACATGGGATTTATTGTTTCCTCCCCACTTCACTCTAAGGAGCTTTGAGTTTcaatgataaagcgctatataattGCGTTACATCAGAATCAAGAGTATTTTATTGATTCCCGAGGAGGAATTCTTTAAAAAGGAGGGGGAAGGGGACTTGTGTTCTCTGCATttaggaggcagacaccatctccacatttaagagtaggcttaagactttcctctttgataaagcttatagttagggctggctcaggtgagtcctgaaccatcccttagttatgctgctataggcctagactgccgggggatttcctatgatgcactgagctcctctctcctctaccttctctccctctgtatgcaacctcatcccattattgcatgttactaacacaacttctcccctttccggtagtcttgtgctttctcgtccctctcctctctcctcctatcacttcctgcaggtgtttctggctctggagctgtggagtctggatctgtggctgtgagtcacctgctgcccccgtgttcctgctcgacaccctctgctacaacaactattgttactagtcctcttgttattataatcattaacattacgattatcaTCATTAACTctactatacatatctgtaccatttttcatttagtctatagcaacatcacctttactgtctgtacagctgtgtgtgtatattatgtagtctctctctctctctctctctctctctctctctctctctctctctctctctctctctctctctctctctctctctctctctctctctctctccctccagatggccgcccaccctgagccatggtttgctcgaggtttctgcctcttaaaaggaagtttttccttgcctctgtcgcctagtgcttgctcttggtgggaactgttgggcttctgtaaatagcatcacagagtacggtctagacctgctcttttatgaaaagcgctgtgagataactgttgttgtgatttggcgctatataaataaaattgaatttaacccatcctaattaggagcagtgggctgCCATTGTACGGCGCCTGGGGAGCAATTGggggttcagggccttgctcaggCAGCAGGGGTTGTAGCCAAATATGTGGTCTGGTTGCTGCCACACCGACCATTGGTCACTGCCTTGCTGCCCCACGAACCACTAGTTACTGCCTTGCTGCCTggctgccacaccgaccactggttGCTACCAGTCTCTAAGGGAAGGCTCCTTTCTGTTCCTTGTCACACAAACTGTGGCTGTATTAAAAaaggtcagtttcaagtttttatacagtctatggttccaaAGTAGACCTAAAGTGACCttagatcatttaaattatctCAACTGGCAGATAATAcaatttttttgtctaatagagAGGAATGGATCAAAGCAATTAGATGTGTTGAGGAATTTTCTACTGTATCAGGCTTAAGaatgaacttgaacaaatctgtttattagGCTACCACTTAAGGAATGTGAACTATCAGAAGTTAATGGTATCCCTGTGAAGAACCCAGTTACATACCTGGGTGTGATAAGAATGAAAAACTCTGCAATAACCTAAACTTCAGCCctatgattaaacaaataatgtaaaAAGGTTCAACATGTGGTGGATGAGGCATCTTTCACTGACTGGTAGAGTTCTACTATCTAATACTGAGGGAATATCCATATCTATGTATCCTTATCACTGGAAATGCCTACTGAAATATACAAAGAATTAGATAAgatcttatttaatttcatttggaggAACAAACGTCATTTAGGGAAAGATACCCTATGCAACATAAAAAATTGAGATCTGGaggttttaagttttgaaaccTTAAACAATACTTTCCAAAGTTAAATGGCTAACTAAGTTGACAAAATGGCCTGGAAATGAATAGATAGTATTTTATTCGCATGGTTGCctttattcaattcaaaaacaccaaagtatgAAGAAGACATGGTGAACCAGACTTAATCTTTTAATTTGGCGAGAGAGGGCATGAGATGAGGCTCCACAGTCTTGggttgctgccacacagaccactcctcactgccacacagaccactgctgCCACACTGGTCGGTGTgatcgctgccactaggggcgctaaagatagtggtcgctgccacactgaCCACTGGTTGCAGTTGGTTGTATCTACTATGTAATACATCTTTATCATAATTCTTTGTTAAATATACTATGTTATCGATTATGCCTACTCTTATTGTTGCACTATATATTGCGGTTTGTGTGGTTATAGCCTTTctacagtaacaaatatatCTAGATCATAATACTTTGTtaaatatagcctactaatTTTTGATTAACTATATTCTTATTGTTAAAATCAGTCTAGCCAACAAGTGGTCACCACACTTTCCTTCACACTGGTCTTCTTCTTGTAGGCAAGAACCAAAGATAGAGAGATTTATTACTGCAGGTtaaccacacaaactgcaatatacAGTGCACCAATAAGAATATAGGCATAATCGATAatattgtaggctatatttatcAAAGTATTGTGATCTAGATAGATGTATTAGCCTACTGTAGATTggctacaaccacacaaactgcaatatacTGTACGCCTACAGTGCATTAATAAGATATAAGAGTATATTTTACAAAGTATTGTGATATAGaaagatgtacacacacactataataACACAGGCCTTGTTATAGGCAAGGACTAAAGATAGATAGGTGTAGGCTATTACTGTAGGTATAACCACACAAATTGCAATATATAGTGCAACAATAAGAGTAGGTATAAtccataatattttaacaaagaatTATGATAAAGATGTATTACAGTAGATATAACCAACTGCAACCAGTGGtcagtgtggcagcgaccactgACCAGTGTGGCAGCAGTGTGGAGCCTCATCTCATGcccacacccacaaacacacacacagcagtccactacttgcccctgatgtctgcgatattgcaacaaagtttgaGTTTCAATAGCGTGAAAAATGCCACCAAAGcctattgctcaaggagagacgcaaTTTTGCCCTTTATGATAGGTATAATatttaagtgttattattttacgcactgATGGCCGCCGGCACACAATAGCAAGC is from Micropterus dolomieu isolate WLL.071019.BEF.003 ecotype Adirondacks linkage group LG02, ASM2129224v1, whole genome shotgun sequence and encodes:
- the LOC123957549 gene encoding protein FAM104A encodes the protein MLTENRKRQRSGGDEESGHLVPQAKRQSRAHPLSPEPGRDAWDSESSNSESSSSSSISSPEHSAGSCSSQCATGPCSPLGSSDSSELAGPTDLVSYLQINRILRQAHFQSLQCRGHLRDT